The Dehalococcoidia bacterium genome has a window encoding:
- a CDS encoding carbonic anhydrase: MPERDVMLDANQRFAAAFDQGGLPAPPARHVAVLTCMDARLHPAKFLGLAIGDAHVIRNAGGRASDDAIRSLIISSSLLGTREYLVIHHTDCGMLTFTNAQLQQQLKQETGADASSIDFLPFSDLAESVRADVRTLRASPFIDKAIAISGFIYDVKTGRLQAVE, encoded by the coding sequence GTGCCCGAACGTGATGTCATGCTGGACGCCAACCAGCGCTTTGCCGCAGCGTTTGACCAGGGCGGCCTGCCGGCGCCGCCGGCGCGGCATGTGGCCGTGCTGACCTGCATGGACGCGCGGCTGCACCCGGCGAAGTTCCTCGGCCTCGCGATCGGCGACGCGCACGTGATCCGCAACGCCGGCGGCCGCGCCTCGGACGACGCGATCCGCTCGCTGATCATCTCCTCGTCGCTGCTGGGCACGCGCGAGTACCTGGTGATTCACCACACCGACTGCGGCATGCTGACCTTCACGAACGCGCAGTTGCAGCAACAGCTCAAGCAGGAGACGGGCGCCGACGCTTCAAGCATCGACTTCTTGCCCTTCTCCGACCTGGCGGAGAGCGTGCGCGCGGACGTGCGCACGCTGCGCGCATCGCCCTTTATCGACAAGGCGATCGCGATCTCCGGCTTCATCTACGACGTGAAAACCGGCCGGCTCCAAGCCGTCGAGTAG
- a CDS encoding M1 family aminopeptidase, protein MTSATQADLSRYRLPDDVVPSRYDLTLRPGIANARFSGEETITVAVRRPTRTVVLNAKELQIQSAEALHDGLAPLAASVALDEELERATLTFPSELAAGAWKLRLRFTGVLNDKLKGFYRSTYKDEHGVEHAIATTQFESTDARRAFPCWDEPAFKAVFSVVLIIDKDHAAIANGSPKSESVDAAAGTKTVVFHDTPIMSTYLVAFIVGAFEASDPVDVEGIPLRVWCAPGKQALTPFAIKAGAHALAFFIHYYGIPYPGAKLDMLAIPDFASGAMENLGAITYREALLLLDEGKATYNELERVATVEAHEIAHMWFGDLVTMQWWNGLWLKEAFATFMEMLAVDDFRPDWEIWTSFAISRAGAMLIDGLRSTRSIEYPVVSPDDAQGMYDVLTYEKGAAVLRMLQQYLGPENFRRGINNYLTKHQWANAETTDLWDALEESTEEPVRAIADSWIFQPGYPLVSVEERGGELVLSQQRFVYQQEGEPLTQQWQAPVALRIAAPGGAREEKVLLKDGEARLPLPASAGAVVANAGGNGVYRVRYSPGLLAKLTADVQGTLSAVERFNLVNDSWANVQAGYTPLAEYLDLTGLFKNEPDRNVWSIVIGSFAGVRRILPEAALPDFERFVRGRLAEAYATLGWEPAPGESDLTRQWRGQILGAMGTLGNDAAAIEKARELHRRFTEDPAAVDPEVAAACVGIAANAGDAAVYDDFFERFRTAKNPQDERRYLFSLAGFRQQALIERTLGHLLDGSIRTQDAPFVLYSLLLNTDASAAAWDWIEQHWDEMLRRFPDNSIIRIVEGIPALSTPELAARVEAFLAAHSVPGAGKRLDQSLERMRIAVAFRGREAAGLPAFLARQ, encoded by the coding sequence ATGACCAGCGCCACGCAGGCCGACCTCAGCCGCTACCGGCTCCCGGATGACGTTGTGCCCAGCCGCTACGACCTCACCCTGCGGCCCGGCATCGCCAACGCCCGCTTCTCCGGCGAGGAGACGATCACCGTCGCAGTCCGCCGGCCCACGCGCACCGTGGTGCTCAACGCCAAGGAACTGCAGATCCAGTCCGCCGAGGCGCTGCACGACGGCCTGGCGCCGCTCGCGGCGAGTGTGGCTCTTGACGAAGAGCTGGAGCGCGCCACGCTCACCTTCCCAAGCGAGCTGGCCGCCGGCGCATGGAAGCTGCGACTCCGCTTCACCGGCGTCTTGAACGACAAGCTCAAGGGCTTCTACCGCAGCACCTACAAGGACGAGCACGGCGTCGAACACGCCATCGCCACCACGCAGTTCGAGTCCACCGACGCCCGCCGCGCCTTTCCCTGCTGGGACGAGCCGGCGTTCAAGGCCGTCTTCTCCGTCGTACTGATCATCGACAAGGACCACGCCGCCATCGCCAACGGCTCACCGAAGAGCGAAAGCGTCGATGCGGCAGCGGGCACGAAGACCGTGGTCTTCCACGACACGCCCATTATGTCGACGTATCTCGTCGCCTTCATCGTCGGCGCCTTCGAGGCGAGCGACCCCGTGGACGTGGAGGGCATCCCCCTGCGCGTCTGGTGCGCGCCGGGCAAGCAGGCGTTGACGCCGTTCGCCATCAAGGCCGGCGCCCACGCGCTCGCCTTCTTCATCCACTACTACGGCATCCCCTATCCCGGCGCCAAGCTCGATATGCTCGCCATCCCCGACTTCGCCTCGGGCGCCATGGAGAACCTCGGCGCGATCACGTATCGAGAGGCGCTGCTGCTGCTGGACGAGGGCAAGGCGACCTACAACGAGCTGGAACGCGTGGCGACGGTCGAGGCGCACGAGATCGCGCACATGTGGTTCGGCGACCTGGTGACGATGCAGTGGTGGAACGGCCTCTGGCTGAAAGAGGCGTTCGCCACCTTCATGGAGATGCTCGCCGTCGACGACTTCCGCCCCGACTGGGAGATCTGGACCAGCTTCGCCATCAGCCGCGCGGGCGCGATGCTGATCGACGGCCTGCGCAGCACCCGCTCGATCGAGTATCCCGTGGTCAGCCCCGACGACGCGCAGGGCATGTACGACGTGCTGACGTACGAGAAGGGCGCGGCGGTGCTGCGCATGTTGCAGCAGTATCTGGGGCCGGAGAACTTCCGCCGCGGCATCAACAACTACCTGACCAAGCACCAGTGGGCCAACGCCGAGACGACCGACCTCTGGGACGCGCTGGAAGAGAGCACAGAGGAGCCGGTGCGGGCGATCGCCGATTCGTGGATCTTCCAGCCCGGATATCCGCTGGTCAGCGTCGAAGAGCGCGGCGGAGAGCTCGTACTCTCGCAGCAGCGCTTTGTGTACCAGCAGGAGGGCGAGCCGCTGACGCAGCAGTGGCAGGCGCCGGTGGCGCTGCGCATCGCGGCGCCGGGCGGGGCGCGCGAGGAGAAGGTGCTGCTCAAAGACGGCGAGGCGAGGCTGCCGCTGCCCGCGAGCGCCGGCGCCGTCGTCGCGAACGCGGGCGGCAATGGCGTCTACCGCGTGCGCTACTCTCCCGGCCTGCTGGCGAAGTTGACGGCCGACGTGCAGGGCACGCTCTCCGCCGTCGAGCGCTTCAACCTGGTCAACGACAGCTGGGCCAACGTGCAGGCCGGCTACACGCCGCTGGCCGAGTACCTTGACCTCACCGGCCTCTTCAAGAACGAGCCGGACCGCAACGTCTGGTCGATCGTGATCGGCTCGTTCGCCGGCGTGCGCCGCATTCTGCCCGAGGCCGCCCTGCCCGACTTCGAGCGCTTCGTGCGCGGTCGGCTTGCGGAAGCCTACGCCACGCTGGGCTGGGAGCCGGCTCCGGGCGAGAGCGACCTCACCCGCCAGTGGCGCGGCCAGATCCTCGGCGCCATGGGCACGCTGGGCAACGACGCGGCCGCGATCGAGAAGGCGCGCGAGCTGCACCGCCGCTTCACGGAAGACCCGGCGGCGGTCGATCCAGAGGTCGCGGCGGCCTGCGTCGGCATCGCCGCCAACGCGGGCGACGCAGCGGTCTACGACGACTTCTTCGAGCGCTTCCGCACGGCGAAGAACCCGCAGGACGAGCGCCGCTACCTCTTCTCGCTGGCCGGCTTCCGGCAGCAAGCCCTGATCGAGCGGACGCTGGGCCACCTGCTCGACGGCAGCATCCGCACGCAGGACGCGCCCTTCGTGCTCTACTCGCTGCTGCTGAACACGGACGCGAGCGCGGCGGCCTGGGACTGGATCGAGCAGCACTGGGACGAAATGCTGCGCCGCTTCCCCGACAACAGCATCATCCGCATCGTCGAGGGCATTCCGGCGCTGAGCACGCCGGAGCTGGCGGCGCGGGTGGAGGCGTTCCTCGCCGCGCACAGCGTGCCCGGCGCCGGCAAGCGCCTCGACCAGAGCCTGGAGCGCATGCGCATCGCCGTCGCCTTCCGCGGGCGCGAGGCGGCCGGCCTGCCCGCCTTTCTCGCGCGGCAGTAA
- a CDS encoding LuxR C-terminal-related transcriptional regulator, whose product MALHQSAERTRRDLIRLSHSGLEGRALLREALVRLRRAVPLEAFWAATTDPATALFTGSVVQGIPEAATPLFMANEFLDDDVNQFRRLARGPVTVHSLYAATDGAPVVSPRYRDILAPMGLGDELRAALRVGEGCWGVLCLHRELSPTGFSEEEEALLHGLAPHLAEGLRAAVLLGSVDTAPVAAGPGLLLLADDFSVVAMTAAAQAMVEEIADWPLRRELPQAITAVAACLQRLERDAEAPYDLLPRVRMQTRAGRWLVVHASRLAGSGVEPGGQIAVILEAAQPLEMAPLVLAAYALTPREREVATLVLAGRSTAAIAATLVISPLTVQQHLKAMFEKLGVRSRRELVARLLGAHYSPQRAPV is encoded by the coding sequence ATGGCGCTGCATCAATCCGCTGAGCGCACCCGGCGCGACCTCATCCGCCTTAGCCACTCGGGGTTGGAGGGGCGAGCGCTCCTGCGCGAGGCGCTGGTGCGGCTGCGGCGGGCCGTGCCGTTGGAGGCGTTCTGGGCCGCGACCACCGACCCGGCGACGGCCCTGTTCACCGGCTCAGTCGTGCAGGGCATCCCTGAGGCGGCCACGCCCCTCTTCATGGCCAACGAGTTTCTCGACGACGATGTCAATCAGTTCAGAAGGCTCGCCCGCGGGCCGGTGACGGTTCACAGCCTCTATGCCGCCACCGACGGCGCACCGGTGGTTAGCCCGCGCTACCGCGATATCCTGGCGCCCATGGGCCTGGGCGACGAACTGCGCGCCGCATTGCGCGTCGGCGAAGGCTGCTGGGGAGTGCTCTGCCTCCACCGGGAGCTGTCCCCCACGGGCTTCAGCGAGGAGGAGGAGGCCCTGCTTCATGGCCTGGCGCCCCACCTCGCCGAAGGGCTGCGCGCCGCGGTGCTGCTGGGGAGCGTGGACACCGCTCCGGTGGCGGCCGGTCCAGGGCTGCTGCTGCTGGCCGACGACTTCTCCGTCGTCGCCATGACGGCGGCGGCACAGGCGATGGTCGAGGAGATCGCCGACTGGCCGCTGCGACGCGAGCTGCCCCAGGCGATTACGGCCGTGGCGGCGTGTCTGCAGCGGCTGGAGCGCGATGCCGAGGCGCCGTACGACCTGCTGCCGCGCGTGCGCATGCAGACGCGCGCCGGCCGCTGGCTCGTCGTGCACGCCTCCCGGCTGGCGGGGAGCGGCGTCGAGCCGGGCGGTCAGATCGCCGTGATCCTGGAGGCCGCACAGCCCCTGGAGATGGCGCCGCTCGTGCTGGCGGCGTACGCGCTGACGCCGCGCGAGAGGGAGGTCGCGACGCTGGTGCTCGCGGGCCGCTCCACGGCCGCCATTGCGGCGACGCTGGTGATCTCGCCGCTCACCGTGCAGCAGCATCTGAAGGCGATGTTCGAGAAGCTGGGCGTGCGCAGTCGCCGCGAGCTGGTCGCGCGCCTTCTCGGCGCGCACTACTCCCCACAGCGGGCGCCCGTGTAG
- a CDS encoding ester cyclase gives MSEANKALVVRFVDEFWGKGNLAAADELMTADVVIHQPEVGGIAGLKAFNTVLRSAFPDWYSTPEELIAEGERVAERWTGRGTQRGEFQGIPATGRQVTVPGVVFYRIRDGKIAEFRGSFDTLSMLQQLGAVPAPALAAR, from the coding sequence ATGTCCGAGGCGAACAAGGCGCTGGTGGTCCGCTTCGTCGACGAGTTTTGGGGCAAGGGGAACCTGGCAGCGGCGGACGAGTTGATGACAGCGGATGTCGTGATCCACCAGCCGGAGGTGGGCGGCATCGCCGGCCTCAAGGCGTTCAACACCGTGCTGCGCAGCGCGTTTCCAGATTGGTATTCCACGCCGGAAGAGCTGATCGCGGAGGGGGAGCGGGTCGCGGAGCGCTGGACGGGGCGGGGCACCCAGCGCGGGGAGTTCCAGGGCATTCCGGCCACGGGGCGGCAGGTGACGGTGCCAGGGGTGGTGTTCTACCGCATCCGCGACGGCAAGATCGCGGAGTTCCGTGGGTCGTTCGACACGCTGAGCATGCTCCAGCAGCTCGGCGCCGTCCCGGCGCCCGCGCTCGCTGCCCGCTGA
- a CDS encoding group II truncated hemoglobin → MAEATTVPTLFEWAGGLPAFEKLTAIFYAKVPHDSLLAPVFGAISPEHANRVGHFIAEVFGGPPLYTQARGGHATMIHEHLNRRLSEAQRQRCFDLLCQSANEAGFPADPEFRSAFVAYLEWGTRIAAITSQQGGDESPDTPMPRWGWGVPGGPYRP, encoded by the coding sequence ATGGCTGAGGCAACGACTGTTCCAACCCTGTTCGAGTGGGCCGGCGGCCTGCCCGCCTTCGAGAAGCTGACCGCGATCTTTTACGCGAAAGTGCCGCACGACTCGCTGCTTGCGCCGGTCTTCGGCGCGATCTCGCCCGAGCACGCCAACCGCGTCGGCCACTTCATCGCCGAGGTCTTCGGCGGGCCGCCGCTCTACACACAAGCGCGCGGCGGCCACGCCACGATGATCCACGAGCATCTGAACCGCCGCCTGAGCGAGGCGCAGCGACAACGCTGCTTCGATCTGCTCTGCCAGAGCGCCAACGAGGCCGGCTTTCCCGCCGACCCCGAGTTCCGTTCCGCCTTCGTCGCCTATCTGGAATGGGGTACGCGCATCGCCGCGATCACCTCGCAGCAGGGCGGCGACGAGAGCCCCGACACGCCGATGCCGCGCTGGGGCTGGGGCGTGCCCGGTGGTCCGTACCGGCCGTAG
- a CDS encoding WD40 repeat domain-containing protein codes for MINARRYECFWTDPRERWLFAGNTSGQISVIDIDTFSIVREVQAHSGVLRAIAVHPSLPYLAAFATDRCLSLWTYGEDGSLAPLAYASVRDIPCANDEGCVPPILSHSVALGFHDTERRLVTRNGNGGVLELEFDDSGALRLLSCMRLHGDWDVQMTRYVSGTDLVLSGGRDATLVLSDRGRELRRWTFWDTVAHWADPIEGTTYLIASDAGRVARVDVCSDAEPISGDRFAHDEMEYVTYNKVSRRAFATSFDRNVYEIDPETCEAKGVVYSPGYKCIWAKTLERSPSTLIVHSRNGGLYKANVDTGCTLAVIKETPAALWSMVSLPGGDIVAAGEGSDLARFRLTGIDPIARTPRYERERIETELPADTYTKRMVRHPASGELILARTDGEIWIGRDGAFRRLIALGSAVRDIAVDPAGRDLFAVTEDGRALKIDLDSGTVQLTYQTGGEPFPRPLWALAYNHTHNLLAVAEFSTKVHILSAADFSLVETCESQRVKRIRWVDSQTLLFGSSDEIWRYTLGSGTPVPLVTGMQNTVEDFIWDARRQYLLLICYQCTIALCDFNTGARLDVVRDQIDYSKGIAWLDATGDAHLYPWDFITWGRSGAAHHFRIHDERILALGPLAVPCA; via the coding sequence GTGATCAACGCCCGCAGATACGAGTGCTTCTGGACCGATCCGCGTGAGCGCTGGCTGTTCGCCGGCAACACCTCGGGTCAGATCTCCGTCATCGACATCGACACGTTTTCGATTGTGCGCGAGGTGCAGGCGCACAGCGGCGTGCTGCGCGCGATCGCCGTGCACCCGTCGCTGCCGTATCTCGCGGCCTTCGCCACCGACCGTTGCCTCTCGCTCTGGACGTATGGCGAGGACGGCTCGCTCGCGCCGCTGGCCTACGCCTCGGTGCGCGACATCCCCTGCGCCAACGACGAGGGCTGCGTGCCGCCCATCCTCTCGCACAGCGTCGCCCTCGGCTTCCACGACACCGAGCGGCGGCTGGTGACGCGCAACGGCAACGGCGGCGTGCTGGAGCTGGAGTTCGACGACAGCGGCGCGCTGCGGCTGCTCTCCTGCATGCGGCTGCATGGCGACTGGGACGTGCAGATGACGCGCTACGTCAGCGGCACCGACCTGGTGCTGAGCGGCGGGCGCGACGCCACGCTTGTGCTCAGCGATCGCGGCCGCGAGCTGCGCCGCTGGACCTTCTGGGACACGGTGGCGCACTGGGCCGACCCGATTGAGGGCACCACGTACCTGATCGCCAGCGACGCGGGGCGCGTGGCCCGTGTCGACGTCTGCTCGGACGCGGAGCCGATCAGCGGCGACCGCTTCGCGCACGACGAGATGGAGTACGTGACCTACAACAAGGTCTCGCGGCGCGCCTTCGCCACCAGCTTCGACCGCAACGTCTACGAGATCGACCCCGAAACCTGCGAGGCGAAGGGCGTCGTCTACAGCCCCGGCTACAAGTGCATCTGGGCGAAGACGCTGGAACGCTCACCATCCACACTGATCGTGCATAGCCGCAACGGCGGCCTCTACAAGGCGAACGTCGACACCGGCTGCACGCTGGCGGTGATCAAAGAGACGCCGGCGGCGCTGTGGAGCATGGTGAGCCTGCCCGGCGGCGACATCGTTGCCGCCGGCGAAGGGTCGGATCTGGCGCGCTTCCGCCTGACCGGGATCGACCCAATCGCGCGCACGCCGCGCTACGAGCGCGAGCGCATCGAGACGGAACTGCCGGCCGACACCTACACCAAGCGGATGGTTCGCCACCCCGCGAGCGGTGAGCTGATCCTGGCCCGCACGGACGGTGAGATCTGGATCGGCAGGGACGGCGCCTTCAGGCGGCTGATCGCCCTCGGCTCGGCCGTGCGCGACATCGCCGTGGACCCCGCCGGGCGCGACCTGTTCGCCGTCACAGAGGACGGGCGGGCGCTGAAGATCGACCTCGACTCCGGCACGGTGCAGCTCACCTATCAAACCGGGGGCGAGCCGTTCCCGCGCCCGCTCTGGGCGCTGGCCTACAACCATACGCACAACCTGCTGGCCGTGGCCGAGTTCTCCACCAAAGTCCATATCCTCTCCGCCGCCGACTTTTCGCTGGTCGAGACCTGCGAAAGCCAGCGCGTGAAGCGCATCCGCTGGGTCGATTCGCAGACGCTGCTCTTCGGCAGCTCGGACGAGATCTGGCGCTACACGCTCGGCTCGGGCACGCCCGTGCCGCTGGTGACCGGCATGCAGAACACGGTCGAGGACTTTATCTGGGACGCGCGCCGGCAGTACCTGCTGCTGATCTGCTACCAGTGCACGATCGCCCTCTGTGACTTCAATACCGGCGCCAGGCTGGACGTCGTGCGCGACCAGATCGACTACTCCAAGGGCATCGCCTGGCTCGACGCTACGGGCGACGCGCACCTCTATCCCTGGGACTTCATCACCTGGGGGCGCTCGGGCGCCGCGCACCACTTCCGCATCCACGACGAGCGCATCCTCGCCCTGGGCCCGCTGGCGGTTCCTTGCGCCTGA
- a CDS encoding AbrB/MazE/SpoVT family DNA-binding domain-containing protein — protein sequence MRSAISTITDDGMVALPPEVQRQLGVGANDPVEWLIDDDGSVRVIRSNGPTLESVRGAAGSLSKPLPWDEVLKIAREDAACVTSGGHGG from the coding sequence ATGCGCAGCGCGATATCCACCATCACCGACGACGGCATGGTCGCTCTCCCGCCCGAAGTGCAGCGGCAGTTGGGCGTGGGCGCCAATGACCCGGTGGAGTGGCTGATTGACGATGACGGCAGTGTGCGCGTAATCAGGTCGAACGGTCCGACACTGGAATCAGTGCGCGGTGCCGCCGGCTCACTGAGCAAGCCGCTGCCATGGGATGAAGTGCTGAAAATCGCACGTGAAGATGCCGCCTGCGTCACGTCTGGCGGACATGGTGGCTGA